Proteins from one Phocoena sinus isolate mPhoSin1 chromosome 8, mPhoSin1.pri, whole genome shotgun sequence genomic window:
- the LOC116757963 gene encoding lysine-specific demethylase 4D-like, translating to MHSKHFGSQNPSYQITIVHPTMEEFEDFCKYIVYVESQGAHRAGLAKVIPAKGWKARQTYDDTDDILIAAPLQQVTTGQAGVFTQHHKKKKAMTESEYRRLTNSERHQTPFYSDFEDLRRKYWKTHPCDSPVYGADFHGSLFDENTKQWNLGHLGTIQDLLEQECGVVIEGVNTPYLYFSLWKTAFAWHTEDMDFYSINYLHFGEPKTWYAVPPEHGRRLERLAKELFPGCSSGCEAFLRHKVALISPTVLKDNGIPFGRVTQEAGEFMVTFPYGYHSGFNCAEAINFATQRGIDYGKVAWE from the coding sequence ATGCACTCTAAGCACTTTGGGAGCCAGAACCCAAGTTATCAGATTACGATCGTCCACCCAACCATGGAAGAATTTGAAGATTTCTGCAAATATATTGTTTACGTGGAGTCGCAAGGTGCACACCGAGCTGGCCTAGCCAAGGTTATTCCAGCGAAAGGATGGAAAGCCAGACAGACGTACGATGATACCGATGACATTTTAATAGCCGCTCCCCTGCAGCAGGTGACCACTGGGCAGGCAGGTGTGTTTACTCAGcaccacaaaaagaagaaagccatGACCGAGAGCGAGTATCGCCGCTTAACAAACAGTGAAAGACACCAGACTCCATTCTACTCTGATTTTGAGGATCTGAGGCGAAAATATTGGAAAACACACCCCTGTGATTCACCAGTATACGGTGCGGACTTCCATGGCTCCTTATTCGATGAAAACACGAAGCAGTGGAACCTTGGACACCTGGGAACCATTCAGGACCTGCTGGAACAGGAGTGCGGAGTGGTCATCGAAGGCGTCAACACCCCCTACCTGTACTTCAGCCTGTGGAAGACCGCCTTCGCCTGGCACACGGAGGACATGGACTTTTACAGCATCAACTACCTGCACTTCGGGGAGCCCAAGACTTGGTACGCGGTGCCCCCGGAGCACGGCCGGCGACTGGAACGCCTGGCCAAGGAGCTTTTCCCAGGCTGCTCGTCGGGCTGTGAGGCCTTCCTGCGGCACAAGGTGGCTCTCATCTCGCCCACGGTCCTCAAGGACAACGGCATCCCCTTCGGTCGGGTCACTCAGGAGGCTGGAGAGTTCATGGTGACGTTTCCCTATGGCTACCACTCTGGCTTCAACTGCGCGGAAGCCATCAATTTTGCCACCCAGCGCGGGATCGATTATGGCAAAGTGGCCTGGGAATAG